AAATTAGGCCGTTATCTTGGTGTTCATGACGATAATCTTGACACAATAGAAGAAGATGCAAATGGGATTGCAAAAAAAGCAGttgaaatgattaaaaagtGGAGGCAAATAAACGATAATCCAACAATCGAGCAACTATGTGCAGCATTAGAAAAAATACCAAGAAAAGACATAATACcatatgtaaaaaaa
This genomic interval from Hydra vulgaris chromosome 01, alternate assembly HydraT2T_AEP contains the following:
- the LOC136075389 gene encoding uncharacterized protein LOC136075389 isoform X3, with the protein product MSDSMPKEYNIFQSGEFIQKISERIGVDWKKLGRYLGVHDDNLDTIEEDANGIAKKAVEMIKKWRQINDNPTIEQLCAALEKIPRKDIIPYVKKLAEDLKPVPETN
- the LOC136075389 gene encoding uncharacterized protein LOC136075389 isoform X2, yielding MEFLKPFKMSDSMPKEYNIFQSGEFIQKISERIGVDWKKLGRYLGVHDDNLDTIEEDANGIAKKAVEMIKKWRQINDNPTIEQLCAALEKIPRKDIIPYVKKLAEDLKPVPETN
- the LOC136075389 gene encoding uncharacterized protein LOC136075389 isoform X1; the encoded protein is MLLLPVVDELLHVIQYIFKPFKMSDSMPKEYNIFQSGEFIQKISERIGVDWKKLGRYLGVHDDNLDTIEEDANGIAKKAVEMIKKWRQINDNPTIEQLCAALEKIPRKDIIPYVKKLAEDLKPVPETN